GAAGACGTTGGGATGGCGCCGCGCCAGGAAGAACGCGGGCTCGCCGTAGAGCGGCCGTCCCGAGTGCGCCAGGACGATCGGCAGCCTCGGAAAGTCGACGGCCACGTCGTCGACCGGCATGGGATCGGCGAACCGGTTTCGGGCGGACGGGAAGATCGACGTCCCGGTGTGAATCATGACGGGGACGCCCGCCTCCTCGGCCGCGCGGTAGATCCCGGCGAGAGTCTCGTTCCCGTCGAGGTGGGCGTTGGCCCGGAAGAGCTGGTGCGGGGGATGGAGCTTGATCATCCGGATGCCGGAGTCGAAGAGCCGGCGTGCGTCTCCGTACCCGTCCTTCGAGAACCGCGGATGCACGGAACCGACCGCGATCAGGCGGTCGCGGTGATTCCGGCAATATCCGGCGATCCACGCGTTGACGTTCTCCGAGAGGCCCAGGGTATCGGGCGCGACGTAGTTGATGAG
This window of the Thermoanaerobaculia bacterium genome carries:
- a CDS encoding amidohydrolase family protein; amino-acid sequence: MRRTNVAKLSLVPVIDVHLHVQPHSEFNAESLEFITRGRRDLERYSEIENSPEALLRYFDEQEIEAGCLINYVAPDTLGLSENVNAWIAGYCRNHRDRLIAVGSVHPRFSKDGYGDARRLFDSGIRMIKLHPPHQLFRANAHLDGNETLAGIYRAAEEAGVPVMIHTGTSIFPSARNRFADPMPVDDVAVDFPRLPIVLAHSGRPLYGEPAFFLARRHPNVF